The following are encoded in a window of Jeotgalibacillus aurantiacus genomic DNA:
- a CDS encoding AMP-binding protein — protein sequence MLNKTVGQIVKEMAHSYGDVEAYVYPEHKIRKTYQEFDQETDELAKAFLGAGIKKGEHVAIWSDNKREWLLSQYATGKMGAVLVTVNTNYQQAELTYLLEQSDATTLILGEEFKGSSYIDIINAVCPELSGSEKGNLNSPKLPELKRVIVMSDNDYPGIYTWREFQQFAQQVTDEELESSLAALDPEDVINIQYTSGTTGFPKGVMLTHHNIVNNAQLIGDFMKLTTEDRVCIPVPFFHCFGCVLGTLAAVTHGSTMILLEQFEPEKVLQAVEQERCTVLHGVPTMFIAELNHPNYKNYDTSSLRTGIMAGSPCPIEVMKKVIHDMGASEITICYGQTESSPVITQTKPDDAIEKRVATVGKPHPGVEVKVIDPVTGKEVPTGEPGELCTRGYLIMKGYYKNEEATRAAIDAEGWLHTGDIAVMDEDGYLAITGRIKDMIIRGGENIYPREIEEFLYQHPAIQDVQVVGVPDEKYGEELMAWVILKEGEQLEEQALRDYCRGKISHHKIPRYIEFTDTYPMTASGKIQKYVLREQSLAKLGDGDLVSFEGRKN from the coding sequence ATGCTGAATAAAACGGTTGGACAAATCGTAAAGGAAATGGCGCATTCATATGGGGATGTGGAGGCGTATGTGTATCCTGAGCACAAGATCAGAAAAACGTATCAGGAATTTGATCAGGAAACAGATGAACTGGCAAAAGCGTTTCTTGGTGCGGGTATCAAAAAAGGGGAGCACGTGGCCATCTGGTCAGATAACAAGAGAGAGTGGCTGTTGAGTCAGTACGCCACCGGTAAAATGGGAGCTGTTCTCGTAACGGTTAACACGAATTATCAGCAGGCTGAACTGACGTATCTGCTGGAGCAGTCAGATGCGACAACACTGATATTAGGAGAAGAATTTAAAGGGTCCTCATACATAGACATTATCAACGCTGTCTGCCCAGAGCTTTCCGGATCTGAAAAAGGAAACCTCAATAGTCCGAAGCTTCCTGAACTGAAACGTGTCATTGTGATGAGCGACAACGATTATCCGGGCATTTACACATGGCGTGAATTCCAGCAATTTGCACAGCAGGTGACGGACGAGGAACTTGAGTCAAGCCTTGCCGCACTGGACCCTGAAGACGTGATCAATATTCAATATACGTCAGGTACGACCGGCTTTCCTAAGGGAGTTATGCTCACTCACCATAACATCGTCAATAACGCGCAGCTGATCGGGGATTTTATGAAGCTGACGACAGAGGACCGGGTATGCATTCCTGTGCCGTTTTTCCACTGCTTCGGCTGTGTGCTTGGAACGCTTGCGGCGGTTACCCACGGTTCCACGATGATCCTGCTTGAGCAGTTTGAGCCGGAAAAGGTATTGCAGGCTGTTGAACAGGAGCGCTGCACGGTTCTCCATGGCGTGCCAACGATGTTCATCGCGGAGTTGAATCATCCAAACTATAAAAACTATGATACTTCCTCGTTGCGGACGGGTATTATGGCAGGTTCTCCGTGTCCGATTGAAGTGATGAAAAAGGTCATCCATGATATGGGTGCCAGTGAAATTACGATTTGCTACGGCCAAACCGAATCCTCTCCGGTGATTACGCAAACAAAACCGGACGATGCGATTGAAAAACGGGTCGCAACCGTCGGCAAACCGCACCCGGGAGTAGAAGTGAAAGTCATTGATCCTGTGACAGGCAAAGAGGTTCCAACCGGAGAACCGGGCGAGCTTTGCACGCGGGGCTACCTGATTATGAAGGGCTATTATAAAAACGAAGAAGCAACCCGTGCAGCGATTGACGCAGAAGGCTGGCTGCATACTGGAGATATTGCGGTCATGGATGAAGACGGCTACCTGGCGATTACCGGCCGCATCAAAGACATGATCATTCGCGGCGGAGAAAACATTTACCCACGGGAAATTGAAGAATTTCTGTACCAGCATCCCGCCATCCAGGACGTACAGGTCGTCGGCGTCCCGGATGAAAAATACGGCGAAGAACTCATGGCTTGGGTCATTTTGAAAGAGGGAGAACAACTCGAAGAACAAGCGCTCAGAGACTACTGTCGCGGAAAGATCTCCCACCACAAAATCCCGCGCTACATCGAGTTCACAGACACCTACCCGATGACCGCATCAGGCAAAATTCAAAAGTATGTTCTTCGTGAGCAATCACTTGCGAAACTTGGGGACGGAGATCTTGTTTCATTCGAAGGGCGAAAAAATTAA
- a CDS encoding acyl-CoA dehydrogenase family protein, whose protein sequence is MSSFVENEQLLTDILKKKLSPEFYEYAITHLKDFYDKCYGAWDERAAYTDREGQPRLIRYDKMGNDVSKVWVNEGYKQTVKEAYDTGIAAYPHKEIPELKQKGNYVYSFAQGYLLSQTEAGFYCPVTLTMATAYLLDHYADQELKDHFLPHVLSTGEVELYEGATFLTERQGGSDVGANVVKAVKEDGVYRLFGEKYFASNAGQAGVATVLARMEGAPEGTRGLSLFLVPWRNQDGELNQITIRRLKDKLGVRAVPSGEVEFNGSEAYPIGEADRGFYYMMEALNLSRICNSVASLGIMKRALKEGFAYVSERDAFGQKLIDFPMMQETVVQLQVRHEVQLSALFESIELFERVVRDDVHVTLDDIALNRLYIALIKSRTAKESIDFAHAAIEMHGGNGYIEDFVTPRLLRDAQVLTVWEGTENILALEVLRLVKKFNVHEVFIRDLKRRLGSKKMRMIDVKIEELESILIRLTALSENHQTYYARKVASRMADLLFVVHAYERADDERSLAVADIYRDWL, encoded by the coding sequence ATGTCATCATTTGTCGAGAATGAACAGCTTCTTACGGACATTTTAAAAAAGAAGCTGTCTCCGGAATTTTATGAGTATGCTATTACGCATTTAAAGGATTTTTATGATAAATGCTATGGTGCCTGGGATGAGCGGGCAGCCTATACGGATCGTGAAGGCCAGCCGAGGCTGATCCGTTATGACAAAATGGGAAATGACGTGTCAAAGGTGTGGGTGAATGAAGGGTATAAGCAAACTGTGAAGGAAGCATACGACACAGGCATTGCCGCTTATCCGCATAAAGAAATTCCTGAATTAAAGCAGAAGGGTAATTACGTCTACAGCTTTGCACAGGGCTATTTATTATCTCAGACGGAGGCGGGCTTTTATTGCCCAGTGACGCTGACGATGGCAACCGCTTATCTGCTGGATCACTATGCGGATCAGGAGTTGAAGGACCATTTTCTCCCGCACGTTTTGTCTACTGGAGAGGTGGAGCTTTATGAAGGTGCCACCTTTCTAACGGAGAGGCAGGGTGGCTCTGATGTAGGAGCAAATGTAGTTAAAGCGGTGAAAGAGGACGGCGTATACCGGCTGTTTGGTGAGAAATACTTTGCCTCGAACGCAGGGCAGGCAGGAGTTGCAACAGTGTTGGCGAGAATGGAAGGTGCACCTGAAGGGACACGGGGACTGAGTCTGTTTTTAGTACCATGGCGCAATCAGGATGGTGAGCTGAATCAAATCACGATCAGAAGGCTTAAGGATAAACTTGGCGTACGCGCAGTCCCATCCGGCGAAGTGGAGTTCAATGGATCAGAAGCGTATCCGATTGGGGAAGCGGACCGCGGATTTTACTACATGATGGAAGCATTGAACCTGTCGCGGATCTGTAACAGTGTTGCGTCACTTGGCATTATGAAGCGTGCGCTTAAAGAGGGGTTTGCTTACGTATCTGAACGGGATGCTTTTGGCCAGAAGCTGATTGATTTTCCGATGATGCAGGAAACCGTGGTACAGCTGCAGGTGCGTCATGAAGTACAACTGTCTGCTTTATTTGAAAGCATTGAGCTGTTTGAGCGGGTGGTCAGGGATGATGTGCACGTCACGCTTGATGATATCGCGCTAAACAGGCTGTATATTGCCCTGATCAAATCGAGAACGGCGAAGGAATCCATTGATTTTGCACACGCTGCCATCGAAATGCACGGCGGCAACGGTTATATAGAGGATTTTGTGACGCCTCGCCTGTTAAGAGATGCACAGGTGTTGACGGTGTGGGAAGGAACAGAAAATATCCTGGCGCTTGAAGTATTAAGGCTCGTTAAAAAGTTCAATGTTCATGAAGTGTTTATCCGGGATCTGAAACGCAGGCTAGGATCAAAAAAGATGCGGATGATCGATGTGAAAATAGAGGAGCTGGAGTCGATCTTAATTCGACTGACGGCTTTAAGTGAGAATCATCAGACGTATTATGCCCGCAAAGTAGCCAGCAGGATGGCGGATCTGCTGTTTGTCGTGCATGCCTATGAACGTGCGGATGATGAAAGAAGCTTAGCTGTTGCAGACATTTATCGTGACTGGCTGTAG
- a CDS encoding ribosomal protein L7/L12: MGDLSLIIVLIAAALIIGVLFNSNKKLQQQVADNLVQDQKLERMIIDRLKAGQDKVAIVKFVREHSGLGLVEAKKYVDNIEADLNGKGPVE, translated from the coding sequence TTGGGAGATTTATCATTAATCATTGTGCTCATAGCAGCAGCTTTAATTATCGGAGTTTTATTTAACAGCAATAAAAAACTGCAGCAGCAGGTTGCCGATAACCTCGTGCAGGATCAGAAGCTTGAGCGGATGATTATTGACCGCTTAAAGGCTGGTCAGGATAAGGTGGCTATTGTGAAGTTTGTGAGAGAACATTCGGGGCTCGGGCTTGTGGAAGCGAAAAAATATGTAGATAACATAGAAGCGGATTTGAATGGGAAAGGTCCGGTAGAGTGA